AGATCAACCTGTACCAGGCCGAGGTCGCGAACACCCGCATCGCGCAGCAGCGTGAGAAGACCGCGACGGCGCAGGCCCGGGCCAACGAGAAACTCAAGTCGTCGGTCAGCAACAACCCGAACGTCCTGGTCAGCCAGTGCCTCGACACCTTCAGCGAGATGGTGAAGGAGGGCCAGGCCATCCCGATCGGCTTCAGCTGCTGGCCGGGTGGCGCCGCGAGCTCGGTCGTCATCCCGCAGAAGTAGCGGTCAGTGGCACAGGCCCCACGAGGCGCGGGTGACCGCCCAGCCACCTGAGCGCGCACGGCTGACCTCGACCATCCAGACCGGGGCCGTCGGGTTGGTCATCGTCGCAAGACTCTTGTTGTCGGCGGGAAGCCGTTCCCAGCCGTCGTTCGGCACCGGCGGCGCATTCTCCGGGGACGTCGCCCCCCAGCTGCGGATCGCGTCAAGCGGGGTGCCCGCGCCCTTCTGACCCTTGGGCACCGGGACGGCCAGCGAGTCGCACGGCGGGATGTCGACGGGCGCGACGCTCGGAGGCTTGGAGCTGCGGGACGGCGTGGGTGCCGCGGCGGTCACGCTGGTCGTCGCCGTCGCCGTCGCCGTCGGCGCGTCCGACCGGTCGTCGTCCGACCCGGAGCACGCGGACACGGCCAGGACCAGCACCACCAGCGCCGTGCGTACCGTGAAGGAGCTCATGCTCAAGGATGTCCCACGAAGCCCCGACCTGTCTCTCCCCCGCCCCTTCCCGTCCCTCGAGTGGCGCACACCGTCCCGCGAGTGGCGCACACCGTCCCGCGAGTGGCGCAGAAATGGACGACACGCCGTCCCACTTCCTTCATCTTGCGCCAGTCGCGGATCGGGGGGTCAGGGCCTCTTGGGGACGACCCAAAGGTGGATGGCGCCCTCGACGGTGACGGTGCCGTCGGTCGTGACGGCCTTGACCCGCACCGGGACGTCGGGCGCCGCGGCCCAGTCGGCCTCGGTCGTCTCGGCGACGCAGGTCAGCGACGTCGTCGACTTCGCGAGGTACCGCACGTCCATCCCCTTGGGCAGCCAGCGCATGTCCGGCGGGCACGTCGCCTCGGCCAGCAGGCCCATCGCGGCCTCGAGGCCGTTGCAGGCAGCGATCGCGTGCACGGTCCCGATGTGGTTCTTGACCGACCGCCGCTTCGGGATGACGACCTGACCCAGGTGCGGCCGCATCTTCTCCACGCTCATGTGGATCGAGGCGAAGTACGGCGCCTTCTGCCCGTAGAGGACCGAGAAGAGCCGCTTGCCCTGCGGCAGGGCGGTGACCCGGCGGTACAGGTCGAGAGTCGATGACATGCCGTCATGTTACCGGCTGGTAACCGAATGTGTCAGCAGGAGCAGGAGGTCAGAGCGCCGCGGCGCGCACGGTGCAGACGTCGGGCAGGCCGGTGCGCACCTCGGCCCACGCGCCGCCCTCGTCGTTGCTGACCCAGAGTGCGCCGTGCCGGGTGCCCACGTAGAGGCCTGCCGGGTCGGCCGTGTCGGTGGCGAACGCGTCGCGCAGCACCACGGTCCACGCCTCCGGCGGGAGCCCCGGACCGGTCTCGTGCCAGGTCTCCCCCGCGTCGTCGGATCGCCACACCGCGGGCTTGCCATCGGGCGGGAACCGCTTGATGTCCGCGGTCAGCGGGAAGACGTAGATCGTGCCCGGCCGGTGCGGGTGCGCGACGATCGGGAAGCCGAAGTCGGCCGGGAGGCCGTCGGCGATCGAGGTCCACGAGCGCCCGGCGTCGTCGCTGCGGAAGACGCCGCCGTGGTTCTGGGCGTACATCCGGTCGGGATCACCGGCGTCGACCGCGACCTTGTGCACGCACTGGCCGAACTCGGGCTCCTCGCCGGGCAGGAAGTCGGTGCGGATCCCGCGGTTGTGCGGGGTCCAGGTCGCGCCGCCGTCCTCTGAGCGGTAGACACCACCGGTGGACATCGCCACCGTCACGACGTCCGGATCGGTCGGGTGCGGGACGATCGTGTGGATCGCCTGCCCGCCGTAGCCGGCCTCCCACTCGGGGCGGTGCGGGTGGTCCCACAGGCTGCGCACCAGCTCGAACGTGCGACCGCGGTCCGCCGAGCGGAACAGCGCCGAGGGCTGTGTGCCGGCCCAGACGACGTCCGGCTCGCTCGGCGACGGGCAGAGCTGCCAGACCCGTTCGACGCTCGCGCCGAGACCTTCGGGGAACCGGACGG
Above is a genomic segment from Aeromicrobium chenweiae containing:
- a CDS encoding hotdog fold domain-containing protein, with translation MSSTLDLYRRVTALPQGKRLFSVLYGQKAPYFASIHMSVEKMRPHLGQVVIPKRRSVKNHIGTVHAIAACNGLEAAMGLLAEATCPPDMRWLPKGMDVRYLAKSTTSLTCVAETTEADWAAAPDVPVRVKAVTTDGTVTVEGAIHLWVVPKRP
- a CDS encoding WD40/YVTN/BNR-like repeat-containing protein, producing the protein MSEAILLAGTRKGLFTGRSDAAREAWAWDEPAFPMEEVYAIAIDPREDDPLVLVGSTHVVFGPAVYRSVDGGRTFDLGDPAPVRFPEGLGASVERVWQLCPSPSEPDVVWAGTQPSALFRSADRGRTFELVRSLWDHPHRPEWEAGYGGQAIHTIVPHPTDPDVVTVAMSTGGVYRSEDGGATWTPHNRGIRTDFLPGEEPEFGQCVHKVAVDAGDPDRMYAQNHGGVFRSDDAGRSWTSIADGLPADFGFPIVAHPHRPGTIYVFPLTADIKRFPPDGKPAVWRSDDAGETWHETGPGLPPEAWTVVLRDAFATDTADPAGLYVGTRHGALWVSNDEGGAWAEVRTGLPDVCTVRAAAL